A genomic segment from Drosophila miranda strain MSH22 chromosome 3, D.miranda_PacBio2.1, whole genome shotgun sequence encodes:
- the LOC117185691 gene encoding uncharacterized protein LOC117185691 isoform X3 encodes MENVSDASCSASSLKLQRQQTQIKAKNVLIRSQSSGKLSRNEAESTTTATTTATAKTTKATTRTLKIGAMQQKQLQPPNGVNASNIILLRGTRNENGQIIIQNKQDILTLLNEQQQHQEKAAQAAQASTAITLNQLPTTTTVARKTIVQSSGSSTTSTSSTISIVASSSSSSGVGGKDAVSNTILLQTPINASQLESVLKAQERTKQANGTAQTKLIERPFLLKHATRSLSSESNCDSKSPFVLQTLKRLEKSQSILVIRNSTSGSTSSMAVSPPVNVSASVSSNVLSVTRTSKAAKGMAGALHKLKAAATAAAAAGAGAGAAPSASSTGTTILRLGKSATTLAINGAGGSSKLEAAAAAATATTTSTANKLSNAVTSEQQQQQSTTTQTNVPLGNDGEPIKLPDNLESLPRADSFPSQRHRWNTNEEIAAILISFDKHCEWQSKEVRTRPKSGSLLLYSRKKVRYRRDGYCWKKRKDGKTTREDHMKLKVQGTECIYGCYVHSAILPTFHRRCYWLLQNPDIVLVHYLNVPYPDDNKMAVIAPSITLWGDKKEWTKEELVSQLKPMLSTVNSDDDSDSGNDIEISTAETVESIVCQLMEKQRLSRQAALVKQLDCGCGDSGCADGKTCTHPVMRRTGGIIKSAVATSASEKRLNEGAFNSGTPNVVVASKLYSRWAERPRQRNDGMHLENPHAQFHNATQQLPQESAIKFQIIPPQQQQQQQQQQQTGHGDGSYQQQYRGANQMLAARSNLVMQQQQQQQQQYHQQQQQHLSLQRFVASQSQNSAHLNQHHHRLQIANTTITATARDPSTTVAAAASVASASAAGGGSVLNGMDTELIEIQSHMTANKITSSVSSNGNGSGSNPIASAKQLAAQTNNELNVVNNNDPSNNNFMYNQQQQQLNTSSNSNNTQQQQQHYYKLQQTSATPNSGQLQLQNQTQTQTPALVQPPVEAMCMSPEHRSGSSSSSNNNTASTSSAVNSHNTSPSTAIATTTSMAASISISTSTSGTSSTSSSLQSIIDGNQQQQITTTSTAATCDNLMSANALTELNGGSSSSSNNQATDGHNKSQSQSQSQPQTLSQNGCATFSASSDNSSQISASDESSSFRANNQNNSIHSIHSIHSSHSSSSNSSEDEPQAGNAAETLSFFNETLDLSHEDIQRTLIANMQPYNTAAGEAATTTIEPLATNGSHSSSNSNGKPQEVEKKPSVGQEVEAEPEEDDTDDVFANLDAFDMLVEFPELDLDDKQALNNTALEQGSYLGQSAAQTQQPRKIHNICDFSPEWSYTEGGVKVLVAGPWTSSNGAGAYTVLFDAQPVPTQMVQEGVLRCYCPAHEAGFVTLEVACGGFLVSNSVMFEYKLSLLADAPFDASSSNDCLYKFTLLNRLSTIDDKLQLKTEQEPTTDHTALYLEPNFEEKLVAYCHRLTKHAWSMPSTVASWSVGLRGMTLLHLAAALGYAKLVGAMLNWRAENPHIILETELDALSQDVYGFTPLAWSCVRGHVECSLLLYKWNHNALKIKTQGQQTALDLANLKGHKHLLAQIFRLEKERCRKPHLRGGLANLSMNLGVETEAEESQPQTYNSFDLEILQRKHDGVFLRPGAVHSNQSPPNNGSRYSKRSSIDSGINMDIRSKSGKSLARLHSNFEGHDSYALGVDSPLDTLTGTNCLLSPLRKMDFALCEVSTGESSPIHDKDIDGDDTSTSATDVTIGNDLALALADAVVGDSDAKVLTLAEHIIAAMPERIKNEADEMMVLGSPLTEPLTSESSALTDSFMDPLLDSLPNTHFDSDFNVDFHDHSYRYHDVSTPCSSLSPASSGPLQSPASYSILGTDPSVSSPSPPPSTKQLTEFLHASSLSQYPFEADFSKLTLTDTEQRELYEAAKCIQKAYRSYKGRQKLEEQNKERTAAIVIQNYYRRYKQYAYYRQMTNAALVIQHGYRSYRKNKRFKKSGLGQGMAGGSDHGSVSSNSQCLSSFYDHYKQDQQQLQQQHEMGSQPSTPKETSPSGPLKRTYSQSTQNQAARKIQQFMRQSRINIWDANLTTLTTERASRKREAGAPTQGGIPSKLAVSRAAGNLGLPRK; translated from the exons atggaaaatgTGTCCGATGCCAGCTGCAGCGCCTCTTCCCTGAAACTCCAACGGCAGCAAA CTCAAATCAAAGCCAAAAATGTCCTAATCAGATCCCAGAGCAGCGGCAAGCTTAGCAGAAATGAGGCTGAAtccacaacaacagcaacaacaacagcaacagcgaaaACCACAAAAGCCACAACGAGGACTCTCAAGATCGGGGCCATGCAACAGAAGCAGCTACAGCCACCAAATGGAGTCAACGCCAGCAACATCATCCTGCTGCGGGGCACACGCAACGAGAACGGCCAGATCATTATCCAGAACAAGCAGGACATCCTCACCCTGCTcaacgagcagcagcagcaccaggagAAGGCAGCCCAGGCGGCGCAGGCGTCCACAGCCATAACACTCAATCAACTGCCAACGACCACCACAGTGGCCCGCAAGACGATTGTCCAGAGCTCGGggagcagcaccaccagcaccagctcCACCATATCCATcgtggccagcagcagcagcagtagcggTGTTGGTGGCAAGGATGCCGTTAGCAACACGATCCTCCTGCAGACGCCCATCAATGCCAGCCAGCTGGAGAGCGTGCTGAAAGCCCAGGAGCGAACGAAACAGGCGAACGGCACGGCACAGACCAAGCTCATAGAGAGGCCCTTCCTGCTGAAGCAC GCCACGCGAAGCCTCAGCTCGGAGAGCAATTGTGACAGCAAATCGCCGTTCGTGCTGCAGACACTCAAGCGACTGGAGAAATCGCAATCCATTCTGGTCATACGCAACTCCACATCAGGCAGCACTTCCTCAATGGCCGTTTCTCCGCCTGTAAATGTTTCGGCCTCCGTATCATCGAATGTTTTAAGCGTGACACGCACTTCAAAGGCGGCCAAGGGCATGGCAGGTGCGCTGCACAAGCTCAAGGCggccgcaacagcagcagccgcagcgggagcaggagcaggggcaGCACCATCCGCTTCATCGACAGGCACAACCATACTGAGGCTAGGCAAAAGCGCCACCACATTGGCCATTAACGGAGCTGGGGGCAGCAGCAAATTGgaggccgccgccgccgccgcaaCAGCAACCACAACGTCAACAGCAAATAAATTGTCCAACGCGGTGACAtcggaacagcagcagcaacaatcgACAACAACGCAAACGAATGTGCCACTTGGGAACG ATGGCGAACCTATCAAACTACCCGACAATTTGGAGAGCCTGCCAAGAGCTGACAGTTTTCCATCACAGCGTCATCGTTGGAATACAAATGAG GAAATTGCTGCGATTCTTATCAGCTTTGACAAGCACTGCGAGTGGCAGTCCAAGGAGGTCCGAACCAG ACCCAAGAGCGGATCCCTGCTGCTGTACTCGCGGAAGAAGGTGCGCTATCGCCGCGACGGCTATTGCTGGAAGAAGCGCAAGGATGGCAAGACGACGCGCGAGGATCACATGAAACTGAAAGTACAAGGCACGGAG TGCATCTACGGCTGTTATGTACACTCGGCCATATTGCCCACGTTCCATCGCAGATGTTACTGGCTGTTGCAG AATCCGGACATTGTTTTGGTGCACTATCTGAATGTGCCGTATCCGGATGATAATAAAATGGCAGTAATTGCCCCCAGCATCACCCTGTGGGGCGACAAGAAGGAGTGGACCAAGGAGGAGCTGGTTAGCCAGCTCAAGCCGATGC TCTCCACAGTCAACTCCGATGATGACTCCGACTCGGGCAACGACATTGAGATATCG ACGGCCGAGACCGTGGAGTCGATTGTGTGCCAGCTGATGGAGAAGCAGCGCTTGTCCCGCCAGGCGGCCCTCGTCAAGCAGCTCGACTGCGGCTGCGGGGACTCGGGCTGTGCCGACGGCAAGACCTGCACGCATCCCGTGATGCGGCGCACGGGAGGCATCATCAAGTCCGCGGTGGCCACATCGGCCTCAGAGAAGCGACTCAACGAGGGGGCCTTCAACAGCGGCACGCCCAATGTGGTGGTGGCCAGCAAGCTATACTCCCGCTGGGCGGAGCGGCCGCGCCAGCGCAACGATGGCATGCACCTGGAAAACCCGCACGCACAGTTCCACAATGCCACGCAACAGCTGCCCCAGGAATCGGCCATCAAGTTTCAGATCATTCCTCctcaacagcaacagcagcagcaacagcaacagcagacgGGACATGGCGATGGCAGCTATCAGCAGCAATATCGTGGTGCCAATCAGATGCTGGCCGCAAGAAGCAATCTGGtgatgcagcagcaacagcaacagcagcagcaatatcaccagcaacagcagcaacactTGAGTCTGCAACGATTCGTGGCCAGTCAGAGCCAGAATTCGGCTCATTTGAATCAGCATCATCATCGCCTGCAAATTGCCAATACAACAatcacagccacagccagagatCCTTCCAcaacagtagcagcagcagcatcggtagcatcggcatcagcagcaggaggaggctcCGTCTTAAATGGAATGGATACGGAACTAATTGAAATCCAAAGCCACATGACTGCAAACAAAATCACTAGCTCCGTCAGCAGCAATGGAAATGGCAGCGGTAGCAATCCCATTGCCAGTGCCAAGCAATTAGCAGCTCAAACGAACAACGAATTAAATGTCGTAAATAATAACGACCCCAGCAACAATAACTTTATGTACAatcaacaacagcagcaactgaATACttccagcaacagcaacaacacacagcagcagcagcaacattaTTATAAATTGCAACAGACATCAGCAACCCCAAACAGTggccaactccaactccaaaaTCAAACCCAAACACAAACCCCAGCCCTTGTCCAACCCCCTGTTGAGGCCATGTGTATGTCACCTGAGCAtcgcagcggcagcagcagcagcagcaacaacaatacgGCCTCAACGTCTTCCGCTGTCAACAGTCATAACACCTCCCCCTCCACAGCCATAGCCACAACCACGTCCATGGCCGCATCTATATCTATATCCACATCTACGTCCGGCACATCGTCCACCTCGAGTTCCTTACAATCGATTATCGATGGcaatcagcagcaacaaattACAACGACATCGACGGCAGCAACTTGTGATAATTTAATGAGCGCCAATGCGCTCACTGAG CTGAATGgagggagcagcagcagcagcaacaatcaGGCCACAGATGGCCACAACAAGAGTCAATCCCAATCGCAGTCTCAGCCTCAAACTCTGAGCCAAAATGGTTGTGCAACATTCAGTGCTTCCAGTGATAATAGCAGCCAAATTAGCGCCAGCGACGAGAGCAGCAGCTTTCGGGCCAACAATCAGAACAACAGCATACACAGCATCCACAGCATccacagcagccacagcagcagcagtaacaGCAGCGAGGACGAGCCCCAGGCGGGCAATGCTGCCGAGACCCTGAGCTTCTTCAACGAAACCCTGGATCTATCCCATGAGGATATTCAACGTACACTGATAGCCAATATGCAGCCGTACAATACGGCTGCAGGCGAAGCAGCCACGACAACGATAGAACCTTTGGCAACAAACGGCAGCCAcagtagcagcaacagcaacggcaaaCCTCAAGAAGTGGAGAAGAAACCTTCAGTCGGCCAGGAAGTCGAAGCCGAACCTGAGGAGGATGACACAGACGATGTGTTTGCCAACCTGGATGCCTTCGATATGCTCGTGGAGTTCCCCGAGCTGGATCTGGATGATAAGCAGGCCCTGAACAACACGGCCTTGGAGCAGGGCTCCTATCTGGGACAGTCGGCCGCCCAAACGCAGCAGCCCCGCAAGATCCACAATATCTGCGACTTCAGTCCGGAGTGGTCCTACACCGAGGGCGGAGTCAAGGTACTTGTGGCCGGACCCTGGACGAGCAGCAATGGTGCTGGCGCCTACACGGTGCTCTTCGATGCCCAGCCCGTGCCCACGCAGATGGTGCAGGAGGGAGTGCTCCGTTGCTACTGTCCTGCCCACGAGGCGGGCTTTGTGACGCTAGAGGTGGCCTGCGGCGGCTTTCTCGTGTCCAATTCGGTCATGTTCGAGTACAAGCTGTCGCTGCTGGCCGATGCCCCGTTCGATGCGAGCAGCTCGAACGATTGCCTGTACAAATTCACGCTGCTCAATCGCCTCTCGACCATCGATGACAAGTTGCAGCTGAAGACGGAGCAGGAGCCGACG ACGGACCACACGGCTCTCTATCTGGAGCCGAACTTTGAGGAGAAGCTGGTCGCGTACTGCCACAGGCTGACGAAGCATGCCTGGAGCATGCCCAGCACAGTGGCCAGCTGGAGCGTGGGCCTGCGGGGCATGACGCTGCTGCATCTGGCCGCCGCCTTGGGCTATGCCAAGCTGGTGGGCGCCATGCTCAATTGGCGGGCGGAGAATCCACATATCATACTCGAAACGGAGCTGGACGCCCTCAGTCAGGATGTGTACGGTTTCACGCCGCTCGCCTGGTCCTGTGTGCGCGGCCATGTGGAGTGTTCCCTGCTGCTCTACAAGTGGAATCACAATGCACTGAAGATCAAGACGCAGGGCCAGCAAACGGCCCTGGATTTGGCCAACCTTAAGGGGCACAAACATCTCCTGGCCCAGATATTTCGACTGGAGAAGGAGCGCTGCCGCAAGCCGCACTTGCGCGGCGGCCTGGCCAATCTTTCAATGAACCTAGGCGTTGAAACGGAAGCGGAGGAGTCGCAGCCGCAGACCTACAACAGCTTTGACCTGGAGATACTCCAAAGAAAGCACGATGGCGTCTTCCTTAGACCTGGGGCAGTGCATAG CAATCAAAGTCCTcccaacaatggcagcaggTACTCTAAGCGCTCTTCCATAGACAGCGGCATCAACATGGACATACGCAGCAAGTCAGGCAAGTCCCTGGCCAGGCTGCACAG CAACTTTGAGGGGCACGACAGCTATGCATTGGGAGTGGATTCGCCGCTGGATACGCTGACTGGGACCAATTGCCTGCTCTCGCCGCTGCGTAAAATGGATTTCGCCCTGT GCGAGGTATCCACGGGCGAGTCGAGCCCCATACACGACAAAGACATCGATGGCGATGACACCTCGACGAGCGCCACCGATGTGACCATAGGCAATgacctggccctggccctggccgaTGCAGTTGTAG GGGACTCGGATGCCAAAGTGCTGACCCTGGCCGAACACATTATAGCAGCAATGCCAGAGCGCATCAAA AATGAAGCCGATGAAATGATGGTGCTGGGCAGCCCCTTGACTGAGCCACTGACCTCAGAGTCCTCGGCCCTGACAGACAGCTTTATGGATCCCCTGCTGGACTCGCTGCCCAATACGCATTTCGACAGCGACTTCAACGTCGACTTCCACGACCACAGCTATCGGTACCACGATGTGAGCACTCCTTGCTCCAGCCTGAGTCCCGCCAGCTCGGGGCCGCTGCAGTCGCCGGCCAGCTACTCCATACTGGGCACAGATCCGTCTGTCAGCTCGCCCAGTCCGCCGCCGTCGACCAAGCAGCTGACCGAGTTCCTGCACGCCTCCAGCCTGTCGCAGTATCCGTTCGAGGCGGACTTCTCCAAGCTGACGCTGACCGACACGGAGCAGCGGGAGCTGTACGAGGCGGCCAAGTGCATACAGAAGGCCTACCGCTCGTACAAGGGCCGGCAGAAGCTCGAGGAGCAGAATAAAGAGCGCACTGCCGCCATTGTCATCCAGAACTATTACAGGCGGTACAAGCAGTACGCCTATTACAGGCAGATGACCAACGCCGCCCTGGTCATCCAGCATGGCTATCGTTCCTATCGAAAGAACAAACGCTTCAAGAAGAGCGGCCTGGGCCAGGGCATGGCAGGGGGCAGCGATCACGGCAGCGTCAGCAGCAACTCTCAGTGCCTGTCCAGCTTCTACGACCACTACAAGCAGgatcagcagcagctgcagcagcagcatgagATGGGCTCGCAGCCGAGCACGCCCAAGGAAACCAGTCCCTCGGGTCCTTTGAA ACGAACCTACTCGCAGTCCACCCAGAATCAAGCTGCCAGGAAGATCCAACAGTTCATGAGACAATCACGCATCAA CATTTGGGATGCCAATTTGACGACTTTG actACAGAGAGAGCGAGCCGAAAAAGAGAAGCTGGTGCACCAACGCAGGGCGGAATACCTTCAAAACTTGCAGTATCAAGGGCAGCAGGAAATCTTGGCTTGCCTAGAAAATAA